Proteins encoded together in one Pseudoalteromonas xiamenensis window:
- the yihA gene encoding ribosome biogenesis GTP-binding protein YihA/YsxC: MLKSRIKYSTAKFVTSAPDITRLPADEGIEVAFAGRSNAGKSSALNALTNQKLARTSKTPGRTQLINTFELDAEKRLIDLPGYGYAKVPLEMKIKWQKSLGEYLQKRDSLKGLVVLMDIRHPLKDLDLDLIEWAVGCEIPVLALLTKADKYAQGKRKSEVLQVRKALAELGGDIKVHAFSSLKGIGLTDLAWTLDDWFLGPYVKEVPTETE, encoded by the coding sequence GTGCTCAAATCTCGTATTAAGTACAGCACTGCAAAGTTTGTTACCAGTGCACCCGATATTACGCGTTTACCTGCTGATGAAGGTATCGAAGTGGCATTTGCTGGTCGCTCAAACGCAGGTAAATCAAGTGCGCTAAACGCACTGACAAATCAAAAATTGGCACGCACCAGTAAAACGCCGGGCCGCACACAATTGATCAACACGTTTGAGCTTGATGCAGAAAAACGATTAATCGACTTGCCTGGCTATGGCTACGCAAAAGTCCCACTCGAGATGAAAATTAAGTGGCAAAAGTCGCTAGGTGAATACCTACAAAAACGCGACAGCTTGAAAGGTCTCGTTGTGCTTATGGATATTCGACATCCACTTAAGGATCTGGATTTAGATCTGATTGAATGGGCGGTCGGCTGTGAAATTCCTGTTTTAGCGTTACTCACAAAAGCAGATAAATATGCGCAAGGAAAACGTAAGTCTGAAGTACTGCAGGTCCGCAAAGCGCTTGCAGAACTTGGCGGTGACATTAAAGTTCATGCATTTTCATCGTTGAAAGGCATTGGTTTGACTGACTTGGCATGGACACTTGATGATTGGTTTTTAGGTCCATACGTTAAAGAAGTACCTACCGAAACGGAATAA
- the rep gene encoding DNA helicase Rep: MKLNPRQDEAVKYISGPCLVLAGAGSGKTRVITNKIAYLVQECEYKAKNIAAVTFTNKAAREMRERVAQTLGKQDAKGLWVSTFHTLGLEIIKKEIKTLGYKPGFSLFDDQDTNQLLAELTEPELERDKDLLNLLKNQISNWKNELILPERAIREAREAQKAQFAQLYARYQIQLRAYNALDFDDLIMIPTLLLNQSLEVRERWQARFRYLLVDEYQDTNTSQYQLVKLLVGERARFTVVGDDDQSIYSWRGAKPQNLVLLKKDFPGLRLIKLEQNYRSSGRILKAANILIANNPHEFEKQLFSELGYGEPLRVIATKDEEHESERVVAEIISHKFMNRTSFKDYAILYRGNHQARVFEKALMSNRIPYKLSGGMSFFGRAEIKDMMAYLRILVNQDDDNAFIRIVNTPKRDIGPVTLEKLGTLANEKHISLFEACFDQELAGRLNGRGMNALMGFARWVVELSDRAMRGDTLDAVRDMVRESNYEAYLYESSTSAKAAEMRMKNVSELYRWISEMLSGDEDNPPMTLPEVVSKLTLRDMLERNEGEDESDAVQLLTLHASKGLEYPHVFMVGMEEGLLPHQTSIDEDNVEEERRLAYVGITRAQQTLTMTYAKSRRQFGEMITPELSRFVEELPQDDLAIEGKQPVKSQEERMQHGQSRVAGLRAMLKRD, encoded by the coding sequence ATGAAACTCAATCCTCGCCAAGATGAAGCGGTGAAATATATCAGTGGTCCGTGTCTGGTGCTTGCCGGCGCAGGTTCAGGTAAAACGCGTGTTATTACCAACAAAATTGCTTATCTAGTGCAAGAGTGTGAGTACAAAGCGAAAAACATTGCAGCGGTGACTTTTACCAATAAAGCCGCGCGTGAGATGCGTGAACGAGTTGCACAAACGTTAGGTAAGCAAGATGCCAAAGGACTTTGGGTATCGACATTTCACACCCTTGGCCTTGAAATCATTAAAAAGGAAATTAAAACACTGGGCTACAAGCCAGGCTTCTCTCTTTTTGATGATCAAGATACCAACCAGCTGTTGGCAGAGCTTACTGAACCAGAATTAGAAAGAGACAAAGACTTACTCAATTTGTTGAAAAACCAAATCAGCAATTGGAAAAACGAATTGATCTTGCCTGAGCGTGCTATTCGCGAAGCTCGTGAAGCACAAAAGGCACAATTTGCTCAGCTTTATGCTCGTTATCAAATTCAGCTACGTGCCTATAATGCGCTTGATTTTGATGATCTTATTATGATCCCGACCCTGCTTCTCAACCAATCTCTAGAAGTTAGGGAACGTTGGCAGGCTCGTTTTCGCTACCTTCTAGTGGACGAATATCAAGACACGAACACCAGTCAGTATCAGCTTGTTAAGTTGCTGGTTGGTGAGCGTGCGCGTTTCACCGTGGTTGGGGACGATGACCAATCCATTTATTCATGGCGTGGTGCGAAACCGCAAAACTTAGTGTTGTTGAAAAAAGATTTCCCAGGTCTTCGCCTGATCAAACTTGAACAGAATTATCGAAGCAGTGGCCGCATTCTTAAGGCTGCCAACATTTTGATAGCGAATAACCCGCATGAGTTTGAAAAGCAGTTATTTAGTGAACTAGGTTACGGAGAACCTCTGCGTGTTATTGCAACGAAAGATGAAGAACACGAGTCTGAGCGCGTTGTGGCGGAGATCATTTCCCATAAGTTTATGAATCGCACTAGTTTTAAAGATTACGCTATTTTATATCGAGGTAACCACCAAGCGCGTGTATTCGAAAAGGCGCTGATGAGCAACCGCATACCATACAAGCTCAGTGGTGGAATGTCCTTTTTTGGCCGTGCAGAAATCAAAGACATGATGGCGTATTTACGTATTTTGGTGAACCAAGATGATGATAATGCGTTTATTCGTATAGTTAATACACCAAAGCGTGATATTGGACCCGTTACCTTGGAAAAGCTGGGAACGCTCGCCAATGAAAAGCACATTAGTTTGTTTGAGGCGTGTTTTGATCAAGAACTCGCTGGGCGACTAAACGGGCGAGGTATGAACGCCCTGATGGGATTTGCTCGTTGGGTCGTCGAACTTTCTGACCGTGCAATGCGCGGCGATACGTTAGATGCTGTGCGCGACATGGTTCGTGAAAGTAATTACGAAGCATACTTGTACGAGTCATCAACGAGTGCAAAAGCAGCAGAAATGCGGATGAAGAACGTCTCGGAGCTCTATCGTTGGATAAGCGAAATGTTGTCAGGTGATGAAGACAATCCACCAATGACGCTGCCGGAGGTGGTCAGCAAGCTCACGCTTCGTGATATGTTAGAACGTAATGAAGGCGAAGATGAAAGTGATGCAGTGCAATTGTTGACTCTGCATGCGTCTAAAGGTCTGGAGTACCCGCATGTGTTCATGGTTGGCATGGAAGAAGGCTTACTGCCACACCAAACCAGTATCGACGAAGACAATGTTGAAGAAGAACGTCGTCTTGCCTACGTCGGTATTACGCGAGCACAACAAACCTTGACGATGACGTATGCTAAAAGCCGACGTCAGTTTGGCGAAATGATCACACCAGAACTCAGCCGATTTGTGGAAGAATTACCGCAAGATGATTTGGCTATCGAAGGTAAACAACCGGTAAAGAGCCAAGAAGAGCGCATGCAGCATGGGCAAAGCCGAGTTGCGGGTTTACGGGCGATGTTAAAACGAGATTAG
- a CDS encoding DUF1285 domain-containing protein produces MQRLDALITQLVSVQGPQAHWQPTHCGTLPIKIDTEANWFHDGTRVTRQELIKLWASVLRVEYENGESFIDASYHLTTPAEDVEIEVDDVPFIIQSWTVVSVEEGEVIVVTDNLQRQWPLCTHFPLINRVFREQQIPYMVLNGGLLARISRHVYYQWAERSIENEGLFWLVSGNDRFLLAG; encoded by the coding sequence ATGCAAAGACTTGATGCCCTTATTACTCAGCTAGTGTCCGTACAGGGACCGCAAGCTCATTGGCAACCCACTCACTGCGGAACGCTGCCAATCAAAATTGATACGGAGGCAAATTGGTTTCATGATGGGACGCGGGTAACGCGGCAAGAATTGATAAAGTTATGGGCCAGTGTACTTCGTGTTGAGTATGAAAACGGCGAGTCATTTATTGATGCGAGCTATCATTTGACCACGCCCGCTGAAGACGTCGAAATTGAAGTAGATGACGTGCCCTTTATTATTCAATCATGGACAGTTGTGTCCGTTGAGGAAGGAGAGGTCATTGTCGTTACTGATAATTTACAGCGGCAATGGCCATTGTGTACGCATTTTCCCCTAATTAATCGTGTCTTTCGAGAACAGCAAATTCCATACATGGTATTAAACGGGGGATTATTGGCTCGAATATCAAGACACGTTTATTATCAATGGGCAGAGCGGTCGATTGAGAACGAAGGGCTGTTTTGGTTGGTGTCAGGAAACGACCGTTTTTTATTGGCAGGTTAG
- a CDS encoding YceI family protein, giving the protein MLKTIFMAGATLASSLFAANAVADWQIDPSNSDVQFVSVKKNTIGEVHHFTQFAGRLSDAGEFSFSIELASVESMIPIRNERMQQMLFEVAAFPKAQLTASLAKQLSGLKAGMNKVDGVEATLSLHGKTQKVMLDLNVAKLGNDLFVTTRKPLLINAKDYALDAGVETLRKVAGLDAIAHAVPVSVSLHLVQK; this is encoded by the coding sequence ATGCTTAAAACGATTTTCATGGCTGGGGCTACATTAGCATCTAGTTTGTTTGCAGCAAACGCTGTCGCAGATTGGCAAATCGATCCAAGTAACAGTGATGTTCAATTTGTCTCTGTGAAGAAAAACACGATTGGTGAAGTACATCATTTTACGCAATTCGCTGGTCGTTTATCTGATGCTGGCGAGTTCTCTTTTTCGATTGAACTCGCTTCAGTCGAAAGTATGATCCCAATCCGTAACGAGCGTATGCAACAAATGTTGTTCGAAGTTGCTGCGTTTCCTAAAGCGCAATTGACTGCGTCATTGGCAAAACAACTTAGCGGTCTGAAAGCTGGCATGAACAAAGTGGACGGCGTTGAAGCGACGTTGTCACTTCACGGCAAAACACAAAAGGTAATGTTGGACCTGAATGTAGCGAAGCTAGGCAACGATCTTTTCGTGACTACGCGTAAACCGCTTTTAATCAATGCGAAAGATTATGCATTGGATGCAGGCGTAGAAACGCTTAGAAAAGTTGCGGGATTAGACGCCATTGCACATGCGGTACCTGTTTCTGTATCTCTTCATTTAGTTCAAAAATAA
- a CDS encoding c-type cytochrome: MKKIALTITMLLGALSANNAVAFDGNAEAGKAKSATCAACHGPDGNAPVAMYPKIAGQHADYIYKQLKELKLGMTSGGKEGRMDPVMSGMAMPLSDQDMKDLAAYFSSQNMSAGSTPEEVVEIGQKLYKAGDAERGIPACSACHGPRGNGTSLAKFPKISFQHPDYIKSQLLKFREGTRANDMNGMMRDIAKKLTDKDIEVLSKYLGGLH, translated from the coding sequence ATGAAAAAAATAGCACTCACTATAACTATGCTGCTTGGTGCGTTGTCAGCAAACAATGCAGTAGCATTTGACGGCAATGCAGAAGCAGGCAAAGCAAAATCAGCAACGTGTGCAGCGTGCCATGGTCCAGATGGTAATGCACCAGTCGCAATGTATCCAAAAATTGCGGGTCAACATGCTGATTACATCTATAAGCAGTTGAAAGAGCTTAAGCTTGGTATGACTTCTGGTGGTAAAGAAGGTCGTATGGATCCTGTGATGAGTGGTATGGCTATGCCTCTTTCTGATCAAGACATGAAAGATCTAGCTGCGTATTTCTCTTCTCAGAACATGTCTGCAGGTTCAACACCTGAAGAAGTCGTTGAGATTGGTCAAAAGCTTTATAAAGCAGGCGATGCTGAGCGCGGTATTCCAGCTTGTTCTGCGTGTCACGGTCCTCGTGGTAACGGTACGTCTCTGGCTAAGTTCCCGAAAATTTCGTTCCAACACCCTGATTACATCAAGTCACAACTATTGAAGTTCCGTGAAGGTACTCGTGCGAATGACATGAATGGCATGATGCGTGACATCGCGAAAAAACTAACGGATAAAGACATCGAAGTATTGTCAAAATACCTTGGTGGTCTTCACTAA
- a CDS encoding c-type cytochrome translates to MKKLSAALLLLSTAVFAQPYDNSLTEDAIKQRLEPVGSVYLAGAESAAAAEPTGPRSGEQVYQAACFACHGTGALGAPKAHADWEPRLAKGKDVLLNHAINGFNSMPPRGTCMNCSDDELAAAIEFMSSK, encoded by the coding sequence ATGAAAAAACTTTCAGCAGCATTATTATTGCTATCTACCGCTGTGTTTGCACAGCCTTATGACAATTCACTAACAGAAGATGCCATTAAACAGCGTCTAGAGCCTGTTGGTTCTGTATACCTTGCAGGCGCTGAATCAGCTGCTGCAGCTGAGCCAACTGGTCCTCGTTCTGGTGAGCAAGTATATCAAGCGGCTTGTTTCGCCTGTCACGGTACGGGTGCACTTGGCGCGCCAAAAGCGCACGCTGATTGGGAACCTCGTCTAGCAAAAGGCAAAGACGTATTACTTAATCACGCTATCAACGGTTTTAACTCAATGCCACCACGTGGTACATGTATGAACTGTAGCGATGACGAGCTTGCTGCGGCAATCGAATTTATGTCATCAAAGTAA
- the elbB gene encoding isoprenoid biosynthesis glyoxalase ElbB, protein MKRVAVILSGCGVFDGAEIHESVLTLLHIAKAGAHYQCFAPDMEQLHTINHLSGEVMAQKRNVLVESARIARGEVKSLRELNVADFDALLVPGGFGAAKNLCDFALSGADMVIHEDVFTVCHAFAQAGKPAGYACIAPALIPQVYGQGVQLTIGNDTDTATAIEAMGGAHVACLVDEIVIDEQHQVVSTPAYMLAQSIVEANTGLEKLVNQVLKMCK, encoded by the coding sequence ATGAAACGTGTTGCGGTAATTCTCTCTGGGTGCGGTGTTTTTGATGGTGCGGAAATTCATGAATCTGTGCTCACGCTTTTACATATTGCAAAAGCAGGTGCTCATTACCAGTGTTTTGCTCCAGACATGGAACAGCTGCATACCATTAACCATTTGTCTGGTGAAGTCATGGCGCAAAAAAGAAATGTACTCGTTGAATCTGCGCGTATTGCACGTGGTGAAGTTAAGTCTCTGCGTGAACTCAATGTTGCTGACTTTGACGCACTACTTGTGCCCGGCGGATTTGGTGCAGCCAAAAACCTGTGCGATTTTGCACTTAGCGGCGCAGACATGGTTATTCACGAGGACGTTTTCACTGTATGTCATGCTTTTGCACAAGCGGGAAAACCGGCAGGCTATGCGTGCATTGCACCAGCTCTCATTCCACAAGTGTATGGTCAAGGCGTACAACTGACCATTGGCAATGATACGGACACGGCAACTGCAATCGAAGCAATGGGTGGCGCTCATGTCGCGTGCTTAGTGGATGAAATCGTCATTGACGAGCAGCATCAGGTTGTTAGTACACCCGCTTATATGCTGGCTCAATCAATCGTTGAAGCCAACACAGGACTTGAAAAACTGGTTAATCAAGTATTAAAAATGTGCAAGTAA
- the polA gene encoding DNA polymerase I: MSKIPQNPLILVDGSSYLFRAYHSPPHLTNSKGEATGAIYGVVNMLKSLIKQYQPSHMAVIFDAKGKTFRNDLYSEYKAHRPPMPDDLRTQIAPLHEIIKAMGFPLISIEGVEADDVIGTFARIASEQKRHVLISTGDKDMAQLVDEHVTLINTMTDTISDPDMVKEKFGVGPELIIDYLALMGDKVDNIPGVEGCGPKTAVKWLQQYGSLQGVMDHAHEVKGKIGEKLQRALTQLPLSYELATIKLDVEVDNDLESLILKEQNNDALIELYGQCEFKRWLAELLDGSATAKQATAFDHSAVVEDEAKTVAVEAHYETILTETQLKTWCDKLKAAKVFAFDTETTSLDYMEAKLVGMSFAVAVGDAAYLPLAHDYVGAPEQLPLELVLSHMAPILADKQLLKIGQNLKYDKSVLAQANIELDGIAFDTMLESYVFNSVGTRHDMDSLALKYLGYKTVSFEDIAGKGKNQLTFNQIELEKAAFYAAEDADITYRLHEALWPKLAAETSLMSVFTEIELPLLSVLSDIERTGVAIDVDMLGAQSKHIAERLIELEQQAHEIAEEPFNLSSTKQLQHILFEKLGLPIVKKTPKGAPSTAEEVLQELAHDYPLPKIIMEHRGLSKLKSTYTDKLPLMVNAKTGRVHTSYHQAVTATGRLSSTDPNLQNIPIRSEEGRRIREAFIASEGHQIVAADYSQIELRIMAHLSQDKGLLNAFAQGQDVHSATAAEVFAVSLDDVTTDMRRKAKAVNFGLIYGMSAFGLSRQLDVPRAEAQHYIDKYFERFPGVLEYMESTRQKASENGYVETLFGRRLYLPDINARNGAARKAAERAAINAPMQGTAADIIKRAMIAVHDWLKSTSKDEIKMLMQVHDELVFEIRSDKVDEYKQHICELMSNAAKLDVPLLVEADSGDNWQQAH; encoded by the coding sequence ATGTCAAAGATCCCTCAAAATCCACTTATTTTGGTTGATGGTTCATCCTACTTGTTTCGTGCTTATCACTCGCCACCGCACCTGACTAACTCAAAAGGCGAAGCCACGGGGGCTATCTACGGTGTAGTCAATATGTTGAAAAGTTTGATAAAGCAATATCAACCTTCGCACATGGCCGTGATTTTTGATGCGAAAGGTAAGACGTTTAGAAACGATCTATACAGTGAATACAAAGCGCACCGTCCACCTATGCCGGACGATTTACGAACCCAAATTGCGCCATTGCATGAGATCATCAAAGCGATGGGCTTTCCGCTTATCAGCATTGAAGGTGTCGAAGCGGATGACGTGATTGGTACGTTTGCACGAATTGCGTCTGAGCAAAAGCGTCATGTTCTTATTTCCACGGGAGATAAGGATATGGCACAGCTCGTTGATGAGCATGTGACACTGATTAATACCATGACAGATACGATTTCCGATCCAGACATGGTGAAAGAAAAATTTGGGGTGGGACCTGAGCTCATCATTGATTATCTTGCTTTAATGGGCGACAAAGTCGACAACATTCCAGGTGTTGAGGGCTGTGGACCAAAAACGGCGGTTAAATGGCTGCAACAATACGGATCGTTGCAAGGTGTTATGGATCATGCGCACGAAGTCAAAGGCAAGATTGGTGAGAAGCTTCAAAGAGCGCTCACACAGTTACCGCTGAGCTATGAATTGGCCACGATCAAATTAGATGTTGAGGTCGACAACGATCTTGAATCGCTGATTTTAAAAGAGCAAAACAATGACGCTTTAATTGAGTTGTACGGTCAGTGTGAATTTAAGCGTTGGCTTGCGGAGTTGTTAGATGGCAGTGCTACTGCGAAACAAGCAACTGCATTTGACCACTCTGCTGTCGTTGAAGATGAAGCAAAGACTGTGGCTGTGGAAGCACACTATGAAACGATCCTCACCGAAACCCAGCTAAAAACATGGTGTGACAAACTGAAAGCTGCAAAGGTGTTCGCTTTTGACACCGAAACGACCAGTTTGGATTATATGGAAGCAAAGCTTGTCGGGATGAGTTTCGCTGTGGCAGTAGGCGATGCAGCGTATCTACCTTTAGCTCACGATTACGTTGGTGCACCGGAGCAGCTACCGCTTGAGCTCGTGCTATCGCACATGGCGCCAATCCTCGCGGATAAACAACTGCTTAAGATTGGCCAAAACTTGAAGTACGACAAAAGCGTACTTGCGCAGGCAAACATCGAATTAGATGGGATTGCGTTCGATACGATGTTGGAATCGTATGTGTTTAACAGTGTCGGTACACGACACGACATGGACTCGCTGGCGCTCAAATATTTAGGCTACAAGACCGTGAGTTTTGAAGACATTGCAGGAAAAGGCAAAAACCAGCTTACGTTTAATCAAATTGAGTTAGAAAAAGCGGCATTTTACGCGGCTGAAGACGCGGATATAACGTATCGACTGCATGAGGCGCTGTGGCCTAAATTGGCTGCCGAGACGTCACTAATGAGTGTTTTTACTGAAATCGAATTGCCTTTATTGAGTGTACTATCAGATATCGAACGCACCGGTGTAGCGATTGACGTTGATATGTTAGGAGCACAAAGTAAGCACATTGCAGAACGATTGATTGAGCTTGAACAACAGGCGCATGAAATTGCTGAAGAGCCATTCAATCTAAGTTCGACAAAGCAACTCCAGCATATTCTATTTGAAAAACTGGGGTTGCCAATCGTTAAGAAAACACCCAAGGGCGCACCCTCTACGGCTGAAGAGGTATTGCAAGAGTTAGCACACGATTATCCACTGCCTAAAATTATTATGGAGCATCGTGGCCTGTCGAAATTGAAATCGACCTATACTGACAAATTACCGTTGATGGTGAATGCGAAGACGGGTCGTGTGCACACGTCATATCATCAAGCCGTAACCGCAACGGGTCGTTTAAGCTCAACGGATCCGAACTTGCAGAACATTCCAATTCGCAGTGAAGAAGGACGTCGAATTCGAGAAGCATTTATTGCCTCAGAAGGACATCAAATTGTTGCCGCGGACTATAGCCAAATCGAACTGCGGATCATGGCGCATTTATCGCAGGATAAAGGTCTGTTAAATGCGTTTGCACAAGGCCAGGACGTTCACAGCGCAACTGCAGCAGAAGTTTTTGCAGTGAGTTTAGACGACGTAACTACGGATATGCGTCGAAAAGCCAAAGCCGTCAACTTTGGCTTGATTTACGGCATGTCTGCATTTGGCCTATCTCGTCAATTGGACGTACCGCGTGCAGAAGCACAGCATTACATCGATAAATATTTCGAACGTTTCCCAGGCGTATTAGAGTATATGGAATCCACACGTCAAAAAGCGTCTGAAAATGGGTATGTCGAAACGTTGTTTGGCCGCCGTTTGTACTTGCCTGACATTAACGCGCGTAATGGTGCTGCTCGAAAAGCGGCTGAACGTGCAGCAATCAATGCGCCAATGCAAGGGACCGCCGCTGATATCATCAAACGCGCGATGATTGCGGTGCATGATTGGTTGAAATCAACCAGCAAAGACGAAATTAAAATGCTTATGCAAGTACACGATGAATTAGTCTTTGAAATCCGCTCTGATAAAGTTGACGAGTATAAGCAACATATATGTGAGTTGATGTCGAATGCGGCTAAGTTAGATGTGCCACTGTTAGTTGAAGCGGATAGTGGCGACAACTGGCAACAAGCGCATTAG
- a CDS encoding bifunctional diguanylate cyclase/phosphodiesterase encodes MDDSTTGHNKLARHNRRLQALLRKYKQLHQLQNALIQLSEQASTVPELTLLYPAIHHILEQHLPSRSFYVVLQNQFTQALELSYFVDEKDGISVPMHLANQFGEGVTGHVFRLGETVYYTKESMQDAVKDGHFKALGSPAEHWVGVPIYREKTIIGVMVSQSYNPTQSYSDQQIELLEVMSLYLATAIERVKKRELLESEVKIRTRALMQSNEALNSEIDHRKKALERQQILFKIAELATRSEHIEDVYLQVHQIIRSITFAENLYIALYDKESGWLTFPYCVDQKTAASKPREFAKGYSELVISTERVQLIDSHRAKLLIENGIVERAVHIPEENRATSWLGAPLKTSQGVIGLIACQAYDHKYEFDHDDMELISFVSHQIAAVLQTHLANQALKASYQELEHRVLEKTKELRQTNLHLQMQIDERKKIEQQLYHDAHHDSLTGLPNRSLFLTQLERTLQVYQRHPDHHFAVLFIDLDKFKEINDQLGHHAGDQFLISVSQSFADCIREHDLLARLAGDEFVVLLNHLSDKQQAEDVAKRIIRVMQKPFCMKGICVQSGASIGITYSNKRYADTDEIIRDADAAMYYAKNAGRGRFEFYHPLLTAGKNIQRHTEQHHLCDLPTHFRSTEISNLDDSNDGKRGKIRVLEAFGEHPVLGSTSFDILKKFAAEKDEQIEIELKLLQEAQNWSKQFDGNTLFSCSTLLLEEHTFPQLQKHLNASQYKLCLLFNELDVRFASSRQLENLKLLTQSGVAVGINEFAKDRCDLTLVSQLDFKYVLLSSTFSKRVLQQSSYEVQLKGILAVTACKHIQVVAKGPAILNFQTLLEKHGLKLFFGKQQSLQAQNLYDLPDSELLAE; translated from the coding sequence TTGGACGATTCCACAACAGGGCACAACAAACTTGCTCGGCATAATCGCCGTTTGCAAGCACTGTTAAGAAAGTACAAACAGCTCCATCAGCTCCAAAATGCACTGATCCAATTATCAGAGCAAGCTAGTACTGTCCCTGAATTAACCTTACTCTATCCTGCAATCCACCACATTCTTGAGCAACACCTACCTAGTCGTAGCTTTTATGTTGTATTGCAGAACCAATTTACTCAAGCTCTTGAGCTCTCCTATTTCGTCGATGAGAAGGATGGTATTTCTGTACCGATGCATCTGGCCAATCAGTTTGGTGAAGGCGTAACGGGCCATGTCTTTAGACTGGGTGAAACCGTCTATTATACGAAAGAGTCGATGCAAGATGCCGTAAAAGATGGCCATTTTAAAGCGCTAGGTTCACCCGCTGAACACTGGGTTGGGGTGCCGATTTATCGAGAAAAAACCATCATCGGAGTGATGGTGTCGCAGAGCTACAATCCGACGCAAAGTTATTCAGATCAACAAATTGAGCTCTTGGAAGTGATGTCTTTGTACCTCGCTACAGCCATCGAACGTGTGAAAAAGCGAGAACTCCTCGAGTCGGAAGTCAAGATCCGTACACGTGCACTAATGCAAAGTAATGAAGCGCTCAATTCTGAAATCGATCATCGTAAGAAAGCATTAGAACGCCAACAAATTCTCTTCAAGATTGCAGAGTTGGCAACCAGATCAGAACACATCGAAGACGTTTATCTGCAAGTCCATCAAATCATTCGTTCTATTACCTTTGCAGAAAACCTTTACATTGCGCTGTATGACAAAGAATCTGGTTGGCTAACGTTCCCTTACTGTGTGGATCAAAAAACCGCAGCGTCAAAACCACGCGAATTTGCAAAAGGCTACAGTGAACTAGTCATTAGTACAGAACGAGTGCAATTAATTGATAGCCACCGCGCGAAGTTGTTGATTGAAAATGGGATCGTTGAACGTGCCGTCCATATCCCAGAAGAAAACCGTGCAACCAGTTGGCTTGGCGCACCTCTCAAAACGTCTCAAGGGGTGATTGGTCTGATCGCATGTCAGGCGTATGATCATAAATATGAATTTGATCACGATGACATGGAATTGATCTCCTTCGTCTCGCATCAAATTGCGGCTGTATTGCAAACGCATTTGGCCAACCAAGCCCTAAAAGCCAGTTATCAAGAACTGGAACATCGTGTACTCGAAAAAACCAAAGAGTTGCGCCAAACTAATCTGCATTTACAAATGCAAATTGATGAACGTAAGAAAATTGAACAGCAACTCTACCACGACGCGCATCATGATTCGTTAACAGGATTACCAAATCGCAGTCTATTTCTAACTCAGCTCGAGCGGACACTGCAGGTTTATCAACGCCATCCTGACCATCACTTTGCCGTATTGTTTATCGATCTTGATAAATTCAAAGAGATTAACGATCAATTAGGCCATCATGCTGGCGACCAATTTTTGATAAGTGTCAGCCAATCCTTCGCCGATTGTATTCGTGAACATGATCTGTTGGCTCGTTTAGCCGGTGACGAATTTGTGGTGCTATTAAATCATTTATCGGATAAACAACAAGCTGAAGATGTCGCGAAACGGATCATTCGAGTAATGCAAAAGCCATTTTGTATGAAGGGTATTTGCGTACAAAGTGGTGCAAGTATTGGGATAACATACAGCAATAAGCGTTATGCAGATACCGACGAAATTATCCGCGATGCTGATGCAGCTATGTACTATGCTAAAAATGCAGGCCGAGGACGTTTCGAGTTCTATCATCCACTCCTAACGGCTGGCAAGAACATCCAACGTCACACTGAGCAACATCATTTATGTGATCTGCCCACCCATTTCCGTTCAACTGAGATAAGCAACTTAGACGATTCTAACGATGGAAAGCGAGGCAAAATCCGCGTACTCGAAGCCTTCGGTGAACACCCTGTTTTAGGTAGCACCAGCTTTGATATCCTCAAAAAATTTGCAGCAGAGAAAGACGAGCAAATTGAAATAGAGTTAAAACTACTTCAAGAAGCACAAAACTGGTCAAAACAATTCGATGGAAATACCCTTTTCTCATGCTCAACATTATTGCTTGAAGAACACACATTCCCTCAACTACAAAAACATTTAAACGCCAGCCAGTACAAACTGTGTCTATTGTTTAATGAGTTGGACGTGCGTTTTGCGTCTAGTCGTCAACTCGAAAATCTCAAATTGCTCACCCAAAGTGGCGTGGCTGTTGGGATTAATGAGTTTGCAAAAGACCGATGCGATCTGACATTAGTGAGCCAATTGGATTTCAAATATGTGCTGCTCAGCTCTACATTCAGTAAACGTGTTTTACAGCAATCGAGCTATGAAGTGCAATTGAAAGGGATTTTAGCTGTCACAGCGTGCAAACACATTCAAGTTGTCGCAAAAGGTCCTGCAATTCTGAATTTCCAAACTTTGCTCGAAAAACATGGTTTGAAACTCTTTTTTGGTAAGCAACAAAGTTTACAAGCGCAAAATTTGTATGATTTACCGGACAGTGAGCTGCTCGCTGAATAA